The Nitrospira sp. sequence AGGCCTTGGAGTCGTCTTTACGGCTGGCTGAGCTCCGCTATCAAGGAGGGCGAGCCAGTTATCTCGATCTTCTGACGGTTCAGCGCTCGCTGTTTGATGCGGAATTAGCGCTGGCAAAGACGCGGCGCAATCAGCTCGTCTCGGTCGTCAAGCTCTACAAGGCTCTGGGAGGCGGCTGGTCTCCGAGCGGCGCGGGAGAAAGCAATTCCTCTTCAACGACACAGGAACCAGGATAGGCGTCGTTCAAAGCTACGGTTTAGTTTGGAGGTCGTTATGGCAAAGTACCGTATCGTCATCCTCATGGTAGTTCTGGCAGGCTGGCCTTCGTTTTCCATGGCCGAGAGCCCGAAGTCGCTTCGGGACGTGTTCAGACAAGTGGATCCATCGGTTGTCGTGGTCGAAACCAACAACCGTCATGTTGTGACGGGACCGAAGATGCAGTTAGCCACCCTACCGGGCCTGGGCTCAGGTGTGCTCATCTCGTCTGACGGAAAAATCCTGACTGCCGCGCACGTCGTACAGACCGCTGATGAAATCAAGGTTCAGTTTCTCAATGGAGCCGAGTCACCCGCCACCGTACTCGCATCGGATCCAGCAGCGGATATCGCGCTGCTGCAACTCAAGGAGGTCCCAGCAGGCGTCACAGCGGTCAAACTCGGCAATTCAGAGGAGACGGAGGTCGGTGACGAAATCTTCGTCGTCGGCGCCCCACTCGGTATGAGTCATTCATTGACCGTCGGCCATATCAGCGCCAGACGGAAACCCCGTACGATGTTCGGGGACATGTCCAGAGCGGAATTCTTTCAGACCGATGCGGCCATCAACCAGGGTAATTCAGGCGGGCCCATGTTCAACATGGCAGGGGAAGTGGTCGGCGTCGTCAGCCATATCATATCCAAATCGGGCGCTTCCGAGGGATTGGGATTCGTCGTCACGTCGAACCTGGCGCGCCGACTCCTTCTTGATCAGCATCGATTCTGGAGCGGCGCCGAGAGCTACATGCTCTCCGGCGATCTGGCGAAGGTCTTCTATCTCCCGCAAAGCGCAGGAATGCTGGTCCAGCGAGTTGCCTCGAACTCCCCTGCCGCTCAGATAGGCCTGAAGGCCGGAACCATGATGGCCGTGATCGAGGGGGAACAGATGCTCGTCGGTGGAGACATTATTCTCGAAGTCCAAGGGATCCCGGTTACCAGTGACGGTGCAGGATACCTGGTCATCAGAGACCGATTGAGCAGCCTCCGTTCGGGCGACACGATCACGGTCATCGTTTGGCGAAACGGTCGTAAAGAAACACTGACGGCAAAGCATCCCTGATCGAAGTAGGGAAAACAACCCGGGTCATGTGATCATCCCATGAAACGAGTCTGTAATCTGTACCCCCCTTGAGCCGTAACATCCGTTGCGCCATACTGAGAGACTATGAATTCGGCGGCCGTTCGGTTGTATGAAACGATGGAAGATCGGTACCGCACCTTGTTGGAAGTGGCGGAAGCGATTTCCGCGCATCGCGATTTGCACGAGCTTTTTCGAGATCTCGCCCAGCGACTACCCCGCGTCGTACACGTCAATTTCGTCGGCCTGTCTTTATACGACCCTGTGCGTCATACGATGCGATTGCACACCATTCAGGCTAACGTGCCGGCCGACCTTGTGGGCGGGCATGAAGGACCGGTCAGCGAGAGCCCTGCCGGATCGGTGTGGCTGACGCAGCAGTCGATCCTGGTGTCCGATCTTGCCGAGGAACATCGCTGGCCAGCCGTCACCGAGTGCATGAAAGAAGACGGAACGAATTCGTTTTGCTTCGTTCCTCTCACCACCGCCGTGCGACGCTTGGGAGCCATGGGGTTCTCGAGTCTGCAGAAAGCGGCCTACGATGAAGGAGATCTGGAATTTCTCCAGCAAGTCGGTCAATTGGTCGCCGTCGCGGTGGACAATGTGCTGCATCACCAAGACCTCACGCTTGACCGGGAGCGCCTACGGCTCTTGCTCGAGGTGTCAGAATCGATCGCGTCACACCGCGATCTGGCCAAACTGTTCCAGGATCTCGCTCGACGACTCCCCCACGTGGTTCCGTTCGACTTCATCAATGCGGTGTTGCATGAACCGGCACGCGATGTCATGCGCTTGTGGCTCTTGGTCTCCTCGGAGCCCTGCACGATTCAAACCGGTCTGGAATTGCCGGTCGATGAATCTCCCGGGGGATTGGTGTGGAAGACGCAGCAACCGATGACCGTCGATGACGTCATGGAGGAGAGCCGCTTCCCCAAGTTGATGACTTTATTGCGGGAGAATGACGTGCGATCCTTCTGCGTGGTACCGCTCACCACGGCACAACGCCGTCTCGGCGCCATGGGATTCGGGAGCCTGCAGCGTAGGGCATATCAGGACCGGGAAATCCAGTTCATGCAACAGGTGGCCAAGCAGGTGGCCGTGGCCATCGACAATACGCTGAATTCCAAGACCGCCCTCGACTATCAGGCACAGCTCACTCGTGAACGCGACCGGCAGCAGCTCCTGCTGGACGTGAACAATGCCGTGGTCTCCCATCTGGATCTGGATGCGCTCTTCACCGCCGTCAGCACCTGCTTGCGGAAGATTATCCAGCATGACGGCTCCAGCCTCCTGCTCTACAACGGCGAGACCGGCCAGTGGCGCATTCATGTCTTGGACTTCGAACGAAATGAAAGTTTCGTTGAGGAAGGAGAAGCCGAGGAAGGTGCCGACTCCCCGTCATGTCGCGCAATCTCATCGGGTACGGTCGCATTGTTCAGGGAATCGGACTTGAAAGAAATGGCGAGTTCCTCACCCTGCGCGCAAGACCTCCTCAATCGTGGCGTCAAGTCCTTCTGTTCCTTTCCACTCCTTGCTCATAAACGCATGCTGGGCGCGCTGAACGTCGGCCGTCGACAGGATGATGGTTTTGCGCCGGAAGACGTCGAGCTGCTCAGCCAAGTCGCGCAGCAAGTCTCGATCGCCGTCGAGAACGCCATAGCCTACCGGGAAATCGCCGCGTTGAAGGATAAACTGACGAAGGAAAAAGTGTATCTCGAGGAAGAAATCCAGACGAAGTACAACTTCGAGGAAATCATCGGTGATAGCCGATCGCTCAAACAGGTTCTCAAGGAAGTTCAAACGGTCGCCGCGACCGACTCCACCGTGCTGATCCTCGGGGAAACGGGAACCGGGAAAGAACTGATCGCGCGGGCTCTTCACAATCACAGCGATCGTCGAGACCGAACATTCGTGAAGCTCAATTGTGCGGCCATTCCGACAGGTCTGCTCGAGAGCGAGTTGTTCGGACACGAGAAGGGGGCCTTCACCGGGGCCATCGCCACAAAAATGGGCCGATTCGAACTGGCCGACTGCGGGACGCTCTTTCTTGACGAGGTCGGCGAAATCCCATTGGAACTCCAGGTCAAGCTCCTGCGGGTTCTCCAGGAGCAAGAATTCGAACGGCTCGGCAGTACACGCACGATTCGCGTCAACGTGCGGGTCATTGCGGCCACCAACCGGGATCTCAGTCAGATGGTAGAAGAACACGAATTCCGGAGCGATCTGTATTACCGGCTCAAGGTCTTCCCGATGACCGTCCCACCGTTGCGCGAACGGCCGGAGGACATCGCGCTGTTGGTGCGACACTTCGCTCAGAAATTCGGGATGCGGATGAAGAAACGCATCCAAACGGTTCCTGCCCAGGCGATGCAAGCCATGCAGGCCTACGCTTGGCCGGGGAATGTGCGGGAGCTGGAAAACTTCATCGAGCGGGCGGTCATCCTGTCGAAGGGCCCTGACCTTGTCGTCGCACTGTCTGAGCTCAAGTCGGCATCCACGGCACCGGCTGAATCGGCTGTGACGCTTGAAGCGGCGGAGCGCGAGCACATTCTGAAAGTTCTGCGGGACTCGAAGTGGATCCTCAGCGGCTCTGCGGGTGCCGCAGTCAAGCTGGGGATGAAACGGACAACCCTCCATTCCAAGATGCGAAAGCTCGGGATCGTTCGTCCATCCTAGCGGGAACTTCCCGTCCGGCGTTCCAGACCATCCTCTGTCGATATTTCGTCATCTGACGAGTGAACGACTTCGTCACGTCAATGAACCCCTTTGGGTCTTCAATGCCTGCTCTGCGACAATTCATCATTACATCAAATAGTTAAGTGGCCTTATTGAATTCCAACCTGACTGGAACGGTCATTGCTGTCACCCTCGGAGCAAATGCGATTGCAAAGATTCGGCATGATGTTTGGTCTAGGGAATTTGGAGGGCAGCTCTCATGAATCGCCGTAATTGGATCGGAACAATTCTACTCCTCGCATCGGTGTTGCTGACGGGCATCGGGCTGGTTGCATGGAAATATGAATCCATTCAAGATTCCAGCGCAGCCTCCGCAAACCAACCTGAGCCGATGGAGTCCGTCACCGTCACCGTTGCACGCGAGATAGATCATCGCCAGACCACCACATCAATCGGCACGGTTTTGGCCTTACGGTCGGTCATGCTGAAGAACGAGCTAGCCGGGACTGTCCGTGAAGTCCGTCTCACGCCGGGTCAGATCGTGGAAGCCGGTACCATGCTGGTCGCGCTCGACGTGTCCGTCGAAGAAGCCGAATTGAAGGCACAGGAGGCCCAGGCCGCGCTTACCAAAACGGTACTCAATCGCCGGCAGAATCTCAGTCAGGAACTGGCGACCACTCAGGAGGAAGTCGACCGGGCTCGTGCCGACCTGGATATTGCCCAAGCTCAGATGGCCCGCACCAGAGCGATCATCGCCAAGAAGACCATCCGTG is a genomic window containing:
- a CDS encoding sigma 54-interacting transcriptional regulator; translation: MNSAAVRLYETMEDRYRTLLEVAEAISAHRDLHELFRDLAQRLPRVVHVNFVGLSLYDPVRHTMRLHTIQANVPADLVGGHEGPVSESPAGSVWLTQQSILVSDLAEEHRWPAVTECMKEDGTNSFCFVPLTTAVRRLGAMGFSSLQKAAYDEGDLEFLQQVGQLVAVAVDNVLHHQDLTLDRERLRLLLEVSESIASHRDLAKLFQDLARRLPHVVPFDFINAVLHEPARDVMRLWLLVSSEPCTIQTGLELPVDESPGGLVWKTQQPMTVDDVMEESRFPKLMTLLRENDVRSFCVVPLTTAQRRLGAMGFGSLQRRAYQDREIQFMQQVAKQVAVAIDNTLNSKTALDYQAQLTRERDRQQLLLDVNNAVVSHLDLDALFTAVSTCLRKIIQHDGSSLLLYNGETGQWRIHVLDFERNESFVEEGEAEEGADSPSCRAISSGTVALFRESDLKEMASSSPCAQDLLNRGVKSFCSFPLLAHKRMLGALNVGRRQDDGFAPEDVELLSQVAQQVSIAVENAIAYREIAALKDKLTKEKVYLEEEIQTKYNFEEIIGDSRSLKQVLKEVQTVAATDSTVLILGETGTGKELIARALHNHSDRRDRTFVKLNCAAIPTGLLESELFGHEKGAFTGAIATKMGRFELADCGTLFLDEVGEIPLELQVKLLRVLQEQEFERLGSTRTIRVNVRVIAATNRDLSQMVEEHEFRSDLYYRLKVFPMTVPPLRERPEDIALLVRHFAQKFGMRMKKRIQTVPAQAMQAMQAYAWPGNVRELENFIERAVILSKGPDLVVALSELKSASTAPAESAVTLEAAEREHILKVLRDSKWILSGSAGAAVKLGMKRTTLHSKMRKLGIVRPS
- a CDS encoding trypsin-like peptidase domain-containing protein — its product is MAKYRIVILMVVLAGWPSFSMAESPKSLRDVFRQVDPSVVVVETNNRHVVTGPKMQLATLPGLGSGVLISSDGKILTAAHVVQTADEIKVQFLNGAESPATVLASDPAADIALLQLKEVPAGVTAVKLGNSEETEVGDEIFVVGAPLGMSHSLTVGHISARRKPRTMFGDMSRAEFFQTDAAINQGNSGGPMFNMAGEVVGVVSHIISKSGASEGLGFVVTSNLARRLLLDQHRFWSGAESYMLSGDLAKVFYLPQSAGMLVQRVASNSPAAQIGLKAGTMMAVIEGEQMLVGGDIILEVQGIPVTSDGAGYLVIRDRLSSLRSGDTITVIVWRNGRKETLTAKHP